A genomic region of Zygotorulaspora mrakii chromosome 7, complete sequence contains the following coding sequences:
- the STE5 gene encoding Ste5p (similar to Saccharomyces cerevisiae STE5 (YDR103W); ancestral locus Anc_8.247), producing the protein MQAVNNSIIYQLTNVGATQQLSPLKTPKKNPASRKDQLTPSPSSKGKKWTEKLAKFQRSSAKKGNPFAVSPASHPLVRTPTISDEPGNAKTPYSPPSNQLFTSRTSSLPRPNSSWCHNISGSTPSSMGSGDTVRRLAAPRVIPFGYSKDRISPKKSFLNEICTICDEPISNKSSGEKVIELECSHIFHQECLLLSIGTSGDTPSNDLYNLFPPCRACLSETGAFNRCIPRDAELRDRLISGFLLNRKKTVHLETPTISPNVASGNYKGQLATPVKIAGLSQVRKQSLMAETPTASNSMKNISLASAPTRRQSERVTRNGISAKQTKVCAQHVIRGSYFAASPSIVSSVAESDSFISNDASQACLTLETGYNMFQLPILRTFYIKTLLRNSPTKIIDWEIDDKFGLLRCVDKLVVSKDGFNYTPCLCYLFEKRLVVCLLIEKDHTRCSNILENRFESVEIYGPLSNAKVTTFEASVLRCTIQEHTSDNWQKLFLKESLNSNSSKIIQKWISGLLDFELLFKETDFSSTLTAPLMIENMLDCKSDECRSFTGLVSPRRLIEVTAFNQGHRSVIMKRAVDFFTECDLATSRSAVSYATNATNTISTVMTSISRILSLKRETPDDLVIVLQLDYEKLKKDNGFKIIDNSLRALNSKFLSLKLCLVDSDGFLIDSFLLGSHHFTSVMEMASCNSDRKFEPQWLKNKYYPGGLTQNVGIAVISNSSMQNGKSSLLLDYDSFTCGGRRRPNELKVKIGYLNADYSDRVNDLVEVESWNDLLEAVSYSFSIYFGDDDDDNITDCEVTTDENCVSDTEESEVGDEGTTISDTKSSTVVRSLSNSNIDHLCGRDSFDSGLAFLKSPRKEDAVRYLEFSNEQNKAKHLCNADDVWDPLFNDIEQAIKEMEQLSPMRSANRESFRSFICL; encoded by the coding sequence ATGCAAGCTGTAAATAATAGTATAATTTATCAACTTACCAACGTCGGAGCTACTCAGCAACTGTCACCGCTAAAGACCCCCAAGAAAAATCCGGCCTCGAGAAAGGATCAACTTACACCATCACCGTCATcaaaaggtaaaaaatGGACGGAAAAATTGGCTAAATTTCAGAGGAGTAGTGCAAAAAAGGGAAACCCTTTTGCAGTTTCTCCAGCGTCGCATCCTTTAGTGAGAACCCCTACAATTAGTGATGAGCCTGGTAATGCAAAAACACCGTATTCGCCACCAAGCAATCAGCTTTTCACTTCCCGCACTTCGTCCTTACCAAGACCTAACTCAAGTTGGTGTCATAATATATCCGGCTCAACTCCGTCTTCTATGGGTAGTGGTGACACTGTCAGACGATTAGCTGCGCCTAGGGTAATACCATTTGGCTATTCGAAAGATCGCATTTCCCCAAAGAAGTCCTTCCTGAATGAAATCTGTACTATTTGCGACGAACCTATATCAAACAAAAGTAGCGGAGAAAAAGTAATTGAGCTTGAGTGTTCTCACATTTTTCATCAGGAGTGCTTATTACTGTCAATTGGAACGTCGGGCGATACACCTTCCAATGATTTATACAATTTGTTCCCACCATGTAGGGCTTGTCTCAGCGAGACAGGAGCTTTCAATAGATGCATACCAAGGGACGCAGAACTAAGGGACAGGTTGATATCAGGCTTTTTACtcaacagaaaaaaaacagttCACCTTGAAACGCCAACAATATCTCCCAATGTAGCATCTGGTAATTATAAAGGCCAGTTAGCAACACCTGTCAAAATAGCAGGTTTGAGTCAAGTGAGGAAACAGTCGCTTATGGCGGAAACTCCGACTGCATCtaattcaatgaaaaacatATCATTAGCAAGCGCCCCTACTAGAAGGCAGAGTGAAAGGGTAACCAGAAATGGCATTAGTGCTAAACAGACAAAGGTGTGTGCACAGCATGTTATAAGAGGTAGTTATTTTGCTGCTTCGCCATCTATCGTGTCGTCAGTAGCTGAGTCTGATTCATTTATTTCCAACGATGCTTCTCAAGCATGTTTGACCTTGGAAACAGGTTATAACATGTTTCAACTACCTATTTTGAGAACGTTTTACATAAAAACGCTCTTGAGGAACTCCCCTACGAAAATAATCGATTGGGAAATAGATGATAAGTTTGGTCTCCTGCGATGTGTTGACAAATTGGTTGTTTCAAAGGATGGATTCAACTACACACCTTGTCTGTGctatctctttgaaaagaggtTGGTCGTTTGCTTATTGATTGAAAAGGATCACACTAGGTGTAGTAATATCCTAGAAAACCGGTTTGAATCTGTTGAGATCTACGGTCCACTTTCTAATGCTAAAGTAACAACCTTTGAAGCGTCCGTTCTGAGATGCACTATCCAAGAACACACTTCTGACAACTGgcaaaaattgtttttgaaagaatcgTTAAATTCCAATAGCAGCAAGATTATCCAGAAATGGATCTCAGGTTTGTTGgattttgaacttttgttCAAGGAAACGGATTTTAGCTCCACCTTAACTGCACCTTTaatgattgaaaatatgCTTGATTGCAAGAGTGACGAGTGCAGATCATTTACAGGTCTGGTATCTCCTAGAAGGTTAATAGAAGTGACGGCCTTTAATCAGGGCCATCGCAGCGTAATCATGAAACGAGCAGTGGACTTTTTTACCGAGTGTGATCTGGCGACAAGTCGGAGCGCTGTATCATATGCAACAAATGCAACGAATACGATTAGCACTGTGATGACTTCTATAAGCCGGATTCTTTCCTTGAAGCGAGAAACCCCTGATGATTTAGTTATCGTACTGCAACTCGATTATGAGAAGCTCAAGAAAGACAATGGCTTCAAAATAATTGACAATAGTTTGAGGGCTTTGAACTCAAAGTTTCTATCTCTCAAACTATGTTTGGTTGACTCAGATGGTTTTTTAATAgattcatttcttctggGATCCCATCATTTTACTAGTGTTATGGAGATGGCGTCATGCAATAGCGACAGAAAATTCGAGCCTCAGTGGCTGAAAAATAAGTATTATCCGGGAGGTCTGACTCAGAACGTAGGTATTGCGGTTATTTCGAATTCGAGCATGCAGAATGGCAAATCGAGTCTTCTGTTAGATTATGATTCGTTTACATGTGgtggaagaagaagaccGAATGAACTCAAAGTCAAGATCGGTTACTTAAATGCAGATTATAGTGATAGAGTGAACGATTTGGTTGAAGTAGAATCTTGGAACGATCTACTAGAAGCAGTGAGCTATAGTTTCAGTATTTATTTCGgcgatgacgatgatgacaaTATCACTGATTGCGAAGTGACGACAGATGAAAACTGTGTCAGTGATACTGAGGAGAGCGAGGTTGGTGATGAAGGAACAACAATTTCTGAtacaaaatcttcaactgTTGTGCGATCACTGTCTAATTCCAACATTGATCATCTTTGTGGAAGAGATAGCTTTGATAGCGGGCTCGCCTTCTTGAAGTCGCCAAGAAAAGAGGACGCCGTTCGATACTTAGAATTCAGTAACGAGCAGAATAAGGCAAAGCATTTGTGCAATGCTGATGATGTCTGGGACCCTTTATTCAATGATATAGAACAGGCGatcaaagaaatggaaCAACTCAGTCCTATGCGGTCTGCGAACAGAGAAAGTTTCCGATCCTTCATTTGTCTTTAG
- the PDA1 gene encoding pyruvate dehydrogenase (acetyl-transferring) subunit E1 alpha (similar to Saccharomyces cerevisiae PDA1 (YER178W); ancestral locus Anc_8.246): MLTAGLKRQSIFRGGRSALHRRGLSVARGFASAAKGKSGVEESDVVEVQLPESSFEGYMLDVPDLTYKTTKGTLLQMYKDMIIVRRMEMACDALYKAKKIRGFCHLSVGQEAIAVGIENAITKRDSVITSYRCHGFTYMRGASVQSVLAELMGKRSGVSYGKGGSMHMYAPGFYGGNGIVGAQVPLGTGLSFAHQYRNEDACSFTLYGDGASNQGQVFESFNMAKLWNLPTVFACENNKYGMGTSASRSSAMTEYFKRGQYIPGLKVNGMDILAVYQASRFAKDWCVSGNGPLVLEYETYRYGGHSMSDPGTTYRTRDEIQHMRSKNDPIAGLKMHLLELGIATEEEVKAYDKAARKYVDEQVELADAAPPPEAKLSILFEDVYVKGTETPTLRGRITDDTWDFEKQGFANRG, from the coding sequence ATGTTGACAGCGGGTTTAAAGAGACAGTCGATTTTCCGTGGAGGCAGAAGTGCATTGCACAGGAGAGGGTTGTCAGTGGCTCGTGGATTTGCGAGTGCAGCCAAGGGTAAAAGTGGTGTAGAGGAGTCTGATGTGGTGGAAGTCCAGTTACCGGAGTCGTCGTTCGAAGGATACATGCTGGATGTACCAGATTTGACGTACAAGACAACGAAGGGGACGCTATTGCAGATGTACAAGGACATGATTATTGTGAGGAGAATGGAAATGGCCTGTGACGCATTGTACAAGGCCAAGAAGATCAGAGGGTTCTGCCACTTGTCCGTGGGGCAGGAAGCCATAGCAGTGGGGATTGAGAACGCAATTACGAAGCGCGACTCTGTGATCACGTCGTATAGATGTCATGGATTCACGTACATGAGAGGAGCGTCTGTCCAGAGTGTTCTGGCGGAATTGATGGGCAAAAGATCGGGTGTGTCTTATGGTAAAGGTGGCTCCATGCACATGTATGCTCCAGGATTCTACGGTGGTAACGGTATCGTTGGTGCCCAAGTTCCTCTTGGCACCGGGTTGTCGTTTGCTCACCAATATAGAAATGAGGACGCATGTTCTTTCACTCTGTATGGTGACGGTGCTTCGAACCAAGGTCAAGTATTTGAATCATTCAATATGGCCAAATTGTGGAATTTGCCCACCGTTTTCGCCTGTGAAAACAACAAATACGGTATGGGTACCTCGGCATCAAGATCTTCGGCAATGACAGAGTATTTCAAACGTGGTCAGTACATACCAGGATTGAAAGTCAATGGCATGGATATCCTTGCTGTTTATCAAGCTTCCAGATTCGCTAAGGATTGGTGTGTCTCCGGAAACGGGCCACTGGTCTTGGAATATGAAACTTACAGATATGGTGGTCACTCGATGTCTGATCCAGGTACTACTTACAGAACAAGAGATGAAATTCAGCATATGAGATCAAAGAACGATCCAATCGCTGGTTTGAAAATGCATTTGCTTGAACTTGGTATTGCTAccgaagaagaagtcaaAGCTTATGATAAAGCAGCTAGAAAATATGTTGACGAGCAAGTTGAATTAGCAGATGCAGCACCACCACCAGAAGCAAAATTATCTATCCTTTTCGAAGATGTTTATGTCAAGGGTACTGAGACTCCGACTTTAAGAGGTAGAATTACAGATGATACATGGGATTTCGAAAAGCAAGGGTTTGCTAACAGAGGTTAG
- the ARX1 gene encoding putative hydrolase (similar to Saccharomyces cerevisiae ARX1 (YDR101C); ancestral locus Anc_8.245), whose amino-acid sequence MELAVSREDQDILLKDRNVLQESVVDKYRTAGQIAQTALKYVSGLINESYHRNDGTKICISELCLLTDSFMLARLEQCYSNKVNERGIALPTSIDIDQVANGWCPEVDDSNNIVNWNKDVSESDGLLSSVTGFLRAGDVVKISLGVHVDGYTSQVSHTMVIYPVDVSLPREQRVPTGPLLGGKADAVAAAHLASDTVVALLACSLTPEKIPASLTLNGKNAVTGHVIRNVVDKIAQSFNCCVVPGSRVRRIRRFLAGQNEGIIAEREYKGVAWTESHQEAQLLAKIAQQEQTEELKLTVSKRATQITESASAIPTDDFEVQSGEVYLIDLKMSPLSDFKKQGLVTLQDVDSYTGKSHKNDVLVARSGAFIRDFAHSYTLKLKTSRQLLTKIDRNGVYPMKLAHLSPNFPLTSSSSNGENNQLEALKQDLKSFRLGMSEITNNYLCLEKPIQIAKYIPWDHILKTTNTKGNLSYDATASLTLPGHETPLPKLGISSLKLKSFMKSPETHSLPVARESCTVLLCGSDTSLNEKPELLRVTGGSKTCQPSWVHSKYELNTQDPLVQGIFQLAALSKDKRFGITLRETQPMKYHKTETSSVDGDGDAMEL is encoded by the coding sequence ATGGAATTAGCTGTGTCGAGAGAGGATCAGGATATTTTGCTGAAGGACAGAAACGTTCTGCAGGAGTCTGTGGTGGACAAGTACAGGACAGCAGGGCAGATCGCACAGACAgctttgaaatatgttAGTGGATTGATCAATGAGTCGTACCATCGGAACGATGGTACGAAGATCTGTATCAGTGAGCTATGCCTGCTTACTGACTCGTTTATGCTCGCAAGACTCGAACAATGCTACTCCAACAAAGTGAACGAAAGAGGCATTGCTTTGCCGACAAGCATAGATATCGACCAGGTTGCAAACGGCTGGTGCCCAGAAGTTGATGATTCAAACAATATTGTGAACTGGAACAAAGATGTTTCAGAGAGCGATGGGTTGCTCTCCTCAGTCACTGGCTTTTTGAGAGCTGGCGATGTTGtcaaaatttctcttgGTGTCCATGTTGATGGATACACCTCTCAAGTTTCCCACACCATGGTGATATATCCCGTGGATGTGTCGTTACCAAGGGAGCAAAGGGTGCCCACTGGTCCTTTGCTCGGTGGCAAGGCTGATGCAGTCGCAGCTGCTCATCTGGCCTCAGACACGGTCGTTGCACTGTTGGCTTGTTCTTTAACGCCGGAAAAAATACCTGCATCTCTGACTTTGAATGGCAAAAATGCGGTCACTGGCCACGTTATCAGAAATGTAGTCGATAAGATTGCTCAgtctttcaattgttgtGTTGTTCCTGGCTCTCGTGTCCGTAGAATTAGAAGATTTTTAGCGGGTCAGAATGAAGGAATCATCGCAGAAAGGGAATATAAAGGTGTTGCATGGACGGAATCACACCAGGAGGCTCAACTGTTAGCCAAGATTGCTCAACAAGAGCAAACCGAGGAACTCAAGCTTACTGTTTCCAAACGTGCGACTCAGATCACCGAGTCTGCATCAGCAATTCCAactgatgattttgaagttcaATCTGGTGAAGTTTATTTGATCGATCTGAAAATGAGTCCTTTGAGCGATTTTAAAAAGCAAGGTTTAGTAACTTTGCAAGATGTTGATTCGTATACTGGTAAATCCCACAAGAATGACGTATTGGTGGCCAGATCAGGCGCTTTCATCAGAGATTTCGCTCATTCATACActttaaaattgaaaacttccAGACAACTTCtaacaaaaattgatagaaACGGTGTTTATCCAATGAAATTGGCGCATCTCTCACCTAATTTCCCATTGACTTCGTCGTCTTCAAATGGTGAAAATAATCAATTGGAAGCTTTAAAGCAGGATTTGAAGTCGTTTAGGTTGGGTATGAGTGAAATCACAAATAACTATTTATGTTTGGAAAAGCCAATCCAAATTGCAAAATACATACCATGGGATCATATTTTGAAGACTACGAATACTAAAGGTAACTTGAGTTATGATGCAACTGCATCTCTTACCTTACCAGGCCACGAAACTCCGTTACCAAAGCTAGGAATCTCATcgttgaagttgaaatcATTTATGAAATCGCCGGAGACACATTCATTGCCAGTAGCTCGCGAATCTTGTACAGTTCTCCTATGTGGTAGTGATACTAgtttaaatgaaaaaccaGAACTACTAAGAGTAACAGGTGGTTCAAAGACTTGTCAACCAAGTTGGGTTCATTCCAAATATGAATTGAATACGCAGGATCCGCTAGTTCAAGGTATTTTCCAACTTGCTGCCTTATCAAAGGATAAGAGATTCGGTATTACTTTGAGAGAAACTCAACCAATGAAGTATCACAAAACTGAAACTTCGTCAGTTGATGGCGATGGTGATGCAATGGAACTTTGA
- the TVP15 gene encoding Tvp15p (similar to Saccharomyces cerevisiae TVP15 (YDR100W); ancestral locus Anc_8.244), giving the protein MSAVPLIFFKIANLTFGTLALGAAISQFTYITSNFNAFLLAIYGVVFCIPIIYLEFKVPPNLYRFASNYFSFLGRGLTYILIGFLINFGGIFKILITLTAVMLGLVYILFQFLPQVEEPQNFRGEGSPIAVDGDYDDVI; this is encoded by the coding sequence ATGTCTGCTGTTCCGttaattttcttcaagattgCAAACTTAACATTTGGTACCCTTGCTTTGGGGGCGGCCATTTCACAGTTTACTTATATCACCAGCAATTTTAATGCATTCCTATTAGCGATTTATGGTGTTGTGTTCTGCATTCCAATTATATATCTGGAATTTAAAGTCCCACCAAATCTCTACAGATTTGCTTCAAACTACTTTAGTTTTCTGGGAAGGGGTTTAACTTATATTTTAATTGGTTTTCTGATCAATTTCGGCggtattttcaagatattgaTTACGTTGACCGCTGTAATGCTGGGTTTGGTTTACATTCTATTTCAATTCTTACCACAAGTGGAAGAACCACAAAATTTTAGGGGCGAAGGTTCACCAATCGCTGTTGATGGAGATTACGACGACGTTATCTAA
- a CDS encoding uncharacterized protein (similar to Saccharomyces cerevisiae BMH2 (YDR099W) and BMH1 (YER177W); ancestral locus Anc_8.243), with the protein MSVNREDSVYLAKLAEQAERYEEMVENMKAVASSGQELSVEERNLLSVAYKNVIGARRASWRIVSSIEQKEESKEKSDHQVKLIRTYRSKIESELTKISDDILSVLDSHLIPSATSGESKVFYYKMKGDYHRYLAEFSSGDVREEATTASLEAYKTATEIATTELPPTHPIRLGLALNFSVFYYEIQNSPDKACHLAKQAFDDAIAELDTLSEESYKDSTLIMQLLRDNLTLWTSDMSEAGQEDQSQQQQQQQQQQQQQQPSANESAAPAEGQAPK; encoded by the coding sequence atgtctGTAAATCGTGAAGATTCTGTGTACTTGGCCAAATTGGCTGAACAAGCAGAGCGTTATGAAGAAATGGTCGAGAACATGAAAGCTGTAGCTTCATCTGGCCAAGAATTATCCGTTGAGGAACGTAATTTACTTTCTGTTGCGTACAAAAATGTTATTGGTGCTCGTCGTGCTTCCTGGAGAATTGTTTCTTCTATCGAACAAAAGGAAGAGtctaaagaaaaatcagacCATCAAGTCAAGTTAATCCGTACCTATCGTTCGAAAATTGAATCCGAATTGACAAAAATCTCGGATGATATTTTATCCGTTTTGGATTCTCATTTGATTCCATCTGCAACAAGCGGTGAATCTAAAGTTTTTTACTATAAGATGAAGGGTGATTACCATCGTTATTTGGCAGAATTTTCCAGCGGAGATGTCAGAGAAGAGGCTACAACTGCTTCTTTAGAAGCTTACAAAACTGCTACTGAAATTGCAACAACTGAATTACCACCAACTCATCCAATTCGTTTAGGTCTTGCATTGAATTTCTCTGTTTTCTACtatgaaattcaaaattctccAGATAAAGCTTGTCATCTAGCAAAACAAGCGTTTGATGATGCTATCGCTGAACTGGATACTTTATCAGAAGAATCCTACAAAGATAGTACATTGATCATGCAATTATTAAGAGATAACTTAACTTTATGGACTTCTGATATGTCTGAAGCTGGTCAAGAGGATCAATcacaacaacagcaacaacaacagcaacaacaacagcaacaacaacctTCGGCAAATGAATCAGCAGCACCAGCTGAAGGTCAAGCTCCAAAATAA
- the TMT1 gene encoding trans-aconitate 3-methyltransferase (similar to Saccharomyces cerevisiae TMT1 (YER175C); ancestral locus Anc_8.241): protein MSVYSAKDFDSRNYNDNRPTYPDEFYEILMDYHQGPRSLAIDVGCGPGTATFHLASEIKSIDCIIGTDASSTMIDTARQLQNAQKVGNLSFEVSPCEKFEFLGPERTNSHSCDLITAAECAHWFNFEDFQDSAWKNMRRDGTIAVWGYSDALFVNYPDLDDMMNGITYNSDKLGPYWQQPGRNILRGMYSERKLDPTKFKDIQDVSLHVSDYRTGNIDTLNPRPLKVCKKQTIIQYANYIKSWSAYHSWKKDQENEDSDIVDDWVHKVLQVHPELAHEPQLIAWNTFYKFGRRL, encoded by the coding sequence ATGTCTGTTTACTCGGCCAAGGATTTCGATTCACGGAACTACAACGATAACAGGCCAACCTATCCCGATGAGTTTTACGAAATTTTAATGGACTACCATCAAGGTCCTCGCTCTCTCGCTATCGATGTAGGATGTGGCCCCGGAACTGCAACATTTCACCTGGCAAgtgaaatcaaatcaattgaCTGTATCATTGGTACCGATGCTTCAAGTACCATGATCGATACAGCAAGACAATTACAGAATGCCCAAAAAGTTGGGAATTTATCCTTCGAAGTGTCCCCctgtgaaaaatttgaatttttagGTCCCGAAAGAACCAATAGCCACTCCTGCGACTTGATAACGGCTGCTGAATGTGCTCATTGGTTTAATTTCGAGGACTTTCAGGATTCTGCATGGAAGAATATGCGTAGAGATGGAACCATCGCCGTCTGGGGCTATTCTGACGCTCTATTTGTCAATTATCCAGACCTAGACGACATGATGAACGGAATAACCTATAATTCGGATAAACTGGGTCCTTACTGGCAGCAACCCGGTCGCAACATCCTTCGTGGAATGTACAGTGAAAGAAAACTCGATCCAACAAAATTTAAAGACATTCAGGACGTTTCCCTACACGTTTCTGACTACCGCACCGGAAATATTGACACTCTAAATCCTAGACCTCTGAAAGTCTGTAAGAAGCAGACCATCATTCAATATGCAAATTACATTAAGTCATGGAGTGCGTATCATTCTTGGAAGAAAGACCAGGAGAACGAAGATTCTGATATCGTTGATGATTGGGTCCACAAGGTTCTTCAAGTCCATCCCGAATTAGCTCATGAGCCACAGCTCATTGCTTGGAATACTTTCTATAAGTTTGGAAGACGTCTGTAA
- the GRX4 gene encoding monothiol glutaredoxin GRX4 (similar to Saccharomyces cerevisiae GRX3 (YDR098C) and GRX4 (YER174C); ancestral locus Anc_8.240) — protein sequence MPVIQITDQDSFTNYTTVEAGLKLIALYFQTSWAAPCKAMNEVFKALSDEPSNHDVLFLSIDADENSEIADLFDVSAVPYFILLQNGTILKELSGADPKIFVNALNDYKKTNGSDKAPGEDGDDREEGEDEDEDEDEEEEEETEEELNERLTKLTRAAPVMLFMKGSPSEPKCGFSRQMVGILREHQVRFGFFDILKDTTVREGLKKFSDWPTFPQLYVNGEFQGGLDIIKESLEEDPETFLHTLHNNQI from the coding sequence ATGCCCGTTATTCAGATAACGGACCAAGATAGTTTTACCAATTACACCACTGTGGAAGCTGGTTTAAAGCTTATTGCACTTTATTTCCAGACGTCATGGGCGGCGCCATGCAAAGCTATGAATGAAGTGTTCAAGGCACTGAGTGACGAGCCTAGTAACCACGACGTTCTGTTTCTGTCTATAGATGCGGACGAGAATTCTGAAATTGCTGATCTATTTGACGTTTCAGCTGTCCCATACTTCATTTTGCTACAAAACGGTACAATCTTAAAGGAACTTTCCGGTGCAGatccaaaaatatttgtCAATGCGTTGAATGACTATAAGAAAACCAATGGCTCTGATAAAGCCCCAGGTGAAGATGGCGATGATAGGGAAGAAGgggaagatgaagatgaagatgaagatgaggaggaagaggaagaaacagaagaagaattgaatgaaagaTTGACCAAACTAACACGCGCTGCTCCAGTAATGCTTTTCATGAAAGGCAGTCCATCTGAACCAAAATGTGGTTTCTCTAGACAAATGGTGGGTATCTTGAGAGAACACCAAGTGAGATTCGGATTCTTCGATATATTGAAGGATACTACGGTGAGAGAAggattaaaaaaattctccGATTGGCCAACATTTCCTCAATTGTATGTTAATGGTGAATTTCAAGGTGGTCTAgatattatcaaagagTCTCTTGAGGAGGATCCAGAGACGTTCTTACATACCTTACATAACAATCAAATATAG